The Infirmifilum lucidum DNA segment GGTGGGCCCAGGGCCCGTTCCCAGGCCATCGTCCACGCCTCCACCAGCCCATTTTCCTCACCGTTTTTGAGATATGTCACACAACTATATAAACTTTTCTCTAGGAGGCATTGGCAGATTTAAGCAGTATGTAGGTGCCAGCCAGGATAATGGCAATGCCGTAGATCTTCCGCAGGGCCCCCTTGCTCACGCTTAAAGCCAGCTTTGAACTGAGATACCCTCCAATAATTCCTCCCGTCAAGTACATGACGACGGAGAGCAGTACCCTACCCACGAGCGCGTACTCGATCCCTGTAGCTAGCCCGAAGGCCCCAACACACAGGAGCGAGGTTCCTACAGCGAGCTTTACAACTGAAAGCCTCGCCCTTTAGGGCGGGGAGGAGGTCAGCTACATTGATGAAAGTTAATTCTTTATACCTCTTGCTGAACAGTACTATTGTGTCTAGCGAGGGCTTAATCTCCAATGAGCTTAACACAGGGCTCGTAATAGCGGGTGCGTACGCCTCTAAAGTTCGGCGCTCCCTCTTCGCCCAGCTCGGCAGCTTCGTGAGAAATAACAAGAACGCCAGCAAGGAGATCGCGCGGGCCAGCGCCGAGCTGAACTGGGTTCTCTACAGGGCCATAGTGGAGAGCCTCAAGGCGGATAAGGGGGACGCTGTCAGAGTGAGGATAAAGTACACGTACGACCCTGCGCAGAACAAGCTCGAGTGGGACTACGACTCGCTCCGGGTAGAACTCTTCAGGAGGGTTCCC contains these protein-coding regions:
- a CDS encoding DUF2258 domain-containing protein, giving the protein MSSEGLISNELNTGLVIAGAYASKVRRSLFAQLGSFVRNNKNASKEIARASAELNWVLYRAIVESLKADKGDAVRVRIKYTYDPAQNKLEWDYDSLRVELFRRVPDGEVEEKVRETVKRDAEEAKRRFSGAQPAESREVSEWEGEEEE